TTCCGTGTAGCTTTAACCTGACAGACCTACATCTTAATCTTTGTGATGGATCTTTGTTAGTCCAATTTATGGAACACATCTTTTTTGTTCATAAGACATAGTGGTTCAAAAGAGTGCTAAAGTCTCATAATTGCTCATTGCAGTTTCTTTATAATCTGACAATGGTGGCATCTCTTTTCATAGGGAGGCTACAGGGGTTTTTATTCAAAGAATACAATTAATTTGACTCCAAAGCTTTGTAATGACATACATAAGCGTGGTGGAACAATCATTGGATCTTCTCGAGGTGGCCATGATACCACAAAGATTGTTGACAACATTCAGGACCGTGGAATTAATCAGGCATGTATCAGATTGTACTTGACACAGCAACAATCTGAGATTTCTCTTTCTGGAAGTTAAATCCTTCACATGATTTACTGCTGATGCGTGGCTTTTTATAAGCTGCATTTTTTGCTCTAATGAACAGTATTATTGGCTCAGGTTTATATTATTGGAGGAGATGGCACTCTAAGAGGAGCGAATGTGATCTATGAGGTAATTTATTCAGGGGATAGGCTAAATTGTTTTACCCACAACTCTCCCAGTTCATAGGTTCTTGAGCTTAGCATGTCTAATTTGTTTGGCAGGAAATCAGAAAACGCGGTCTAAAAGTTGCTGTGGCTGGTATCCCCAAGACAATTGACAATGACATTCCGGTATCAGTCATCATACATCCTATTATATGGACTCCTTTTACCTTATTCTCcatattgatttttttagtaTCAAATTACATGCTTAACTGCGTGGAATGAAGTTTGTTAGTTTTTCACATGCACCTCTAAATAGGTCTTCTGATCTGCATGGAGGATCTGTTGTCTTCCACAGTTCCATGTTTGAAATGTGTTTCAACCAATTAGAAATTTCACTAGAAAAAAGAGAACCTATTTTGTGTTGAATGGATCATccctcacatttaattataggCACACCGCATCTACCTCTTTTGATTTTCTCTGTTAGATGCAAATGATCATTAttccttttcatttttaacAAGCTCCCATTGATTTCTATTATCAGGTTATCGATAGATCATTTGGTTTTGATACTGCTGTAGAAGAAGCTCAGCGTGCCATAAATGCTGCACATGTTGAAGCAGATAGTGCAGAGAATGGAATTGGCATGGTGAAGCTAATGGGTCGCTATAGTGGTAAGATGAGTGTATACAACTGAAAAATCAGAAATGTTATGATGTAAAGGGTTTCACTTTCTAATTTAATTGCAGTCTAGTGTAGGTCTTTGCACGATAATTTCAGATCCCATTTACGGTAATATGTATATCGTATAAGCTTACAAATAGCTGAGGTCCATatacaaacaaaaacatgagGAGTACCTATCATAAGTTACTATTTTTGCAATCTGTTCCcctgtattttcttttatagcGGCACAAAATTTGTACTTTCTTCCAAAATAATTGAATTCATTGTGCAGGTTTTATTGCAATGCATGCTACTTTGGCGAGCCGAGATGTGGACTGCTGTTTGATTCCAGAATCGCCTTTCTATCTTGAAGGAAAAGGGGGGCTTTTTGAATATATAGAGAAAAAACTCAAAGAAAATGGGCATATGGTCATTGTTGTTGCTGAAGGAGCAGGACAGGAGCTTCTAGTAACCAAAAACGAAGAAGATGCTTCAGGAAACAAGCTACTTCAGGATGTCGGGTTGTGGCTTGCTCAAAGGATAAAGGTACATGTTATACTGATGCTAAGTTTCAGTGGTGATTTTTTCTtccatgtatattttttattagctAAATGGGAATCCACATGAAAAGTCTTTTTCACATGCAATAAGTCTTTTGCATTatcttgagaaaaaaaaatggttaGCACTAAACTTACAATCTGATGTTACCGTTGTCACACATAATGTATTATAGCGCCCTCATGTGGTTGTATGTAGAGAGACTGACCTGCAATCCCATATAGTTAATGTTTTAACCAAATATTATCCGTAGAAATCTCTCATTTTCTTGGCCTTTTGGCTTTTAGAtcatatgaaaataatataagTGGAATTCAGCATGCCAGATAATATCTGGAAAGGTTTTGTGGAGATAGTTGGTCCATATTCCATGATGTTCATTAACAAAGCTGGTTACTCTAGAGTGCATTTCCGAGCAAATGGTGATGGCCCTAGTAGTTATAATACTCTAATGGAGgcctgaaaatgaataaagtaaattCTAGATCAGAACACTAAGGATGGGAGTCAATTTTAATTATCTAACTGATCTTGTTTATTATTGTCCTTTGTCAAGGACCTGCATGAAGAAGGTTGTGTCATTGGTGGAGGCAATAAGCATTGTTACTTTTTTTGTACTTAATCATGTTTTCTTTATCTAAACCAACATAATGATTAATGATAGTGTCCACTGAAATTCTATTAAGTTACTTATCTCTTTTGACAGGAACATTTTGCCAAGCAAACGACAATGCCAGTCACTCTAAAGTATATAGGTTAGAGCACTTGTATTGAATTCATATGATCCTTATTACAATAGTGGCACTAAACTTGATTACATGCAGATCCAACTTACATGATCCGTGCTATTCCTAGCAATGCATCCGACAATGTTTACTGCACACTCCTTGCTCAAAGCGCAGTTCATGGGGCAATGGCAGGGTACACAGGCTTCACAAGTGGGCTTGTTAATGGCCGTCATACATACATTCCCTTCAATGTAAGTGACAGtacaaaaaatatttcaatctTACTGATTCAATTTCAAAATAGATTTCAGGTTTTCAAATCATCGTTCTTGATGCACACACTGGTCGGTCTACCTTCGATTCAGTATTACTCGTTGCTCAATTGGATTTTTATGGATCTTGCATGCAGCTTTAGTTCTTTCGAtccatttgatttttaaatgagGCTCTGAATACATGTCACCTGTCAAGTTTTACTCCTTTGCTTAGATTATATTAACGTAGATTTAAATAAGCTAATCCTACCAAAACCTAAATAATCCGAGTTTTGCAGCGTATAATTGAAAAGCAAAACAAGGTTGTCATAACAGACAGGATGTGGGCTAGGCTTCTATCTTCCACCAATCAACCAAGCTTCCTGGGTCCAAAATGTGCCAGTGTTTCGAGTCCAGGTAATACAGAAACCGGtataaactaaacaaaaaacACTTGATTCTTGACTACTTCCTTTTAGCAGCAATATTTAATCTTTTGTTCCACATTCCAACGTATGAGTAGTTATGCGTAATATTGGATTGATCAGGTCAACCAGGAACAGATGACAAGGTCACCGGTCTATTAGGATGCCTCACCCCAAAGCCATGATTTATTTTGCTCATGAagttatttatatattgaacatTTGGGACTCAAAAGTACTTTGTATACTAATTACTTTAGTAATAAGATAAGTCCTTCAAGCTATATGTAGTTTAAAGGTCTTGGTTTTATGCAGATTTAGCGTTTGAGTATTTGCTGTTAGTAATTGATAAATTAGCAGCTGAAATTTCACTCTGTTTctgttaaataaatagttagCCTGTTTTTCATCTGTTCATTTGTTGAGTGATATTGTTTGGACATTTTGTGAACCTATATTTTTGGCGGCAAGACTGGCCATAATTTGATTAAACTTCGTGATTTTTCAATAATATTTAcccaattaaaaattacaaaatacataGAGTTTAATAGGTAAAATGATCACCCATATATTTGGACTCTCTGAatagaattttaaattattgtcaATAATAATTTACCTGCTGTCAATATTATAACCTATGATATAATTTTTTGAACTCTGAGTAGTAA
This sequence is a window from Salvia splendens isolate huo1 chromosome 5, SspV2, whole genome shotgun sequence. Protein-coding genes within it:
- the LOC121804592 gene encoding ATP-dependent 6-phosphofructokinase 6-like isoform X1, whose product is MGSQSNFQMKVVQGEFGYVLQDVPHLSDYISDLQTYPNPLRSNPAYSVVKQYFVDMDDSVPEKMVVHKDTPRGVHFRRAGPRQQVYFASDDVLACIVTCGGLCPGLNTVIREIVHSLDYMYGVTKVLGIEGGYRGFYSKNTINLTPKLCNDIHKRGGTIIGSSRGGHDTTKIVDNIQDRGINQVYIIGGDGTLRGANVIYEEIRKRGLKVAVAGIPKTIDNDIPVIDRSFGFDTAVEEAQRAINAAHVEADSAENGIGMVKLMGRYSGFIAMHATLASRDVDCCLIPESPFYLEGKGGLFEYIEKKLKENGHMVIVVAEGAGQELLVTKNEEDASGNKLLQDVGLWLAQRIKEHFAKQTTMPVTLKYIDPTYMIRAIPSNASDNVYCTLLAQSAVHGAMAGYTGFTSGLVNGRHTYIPFNRIIEKQNKVVITDRMWARLLSSTNQPSFLGPKCASVSSPGQPGTDDKVTGLLGCLTPKP
- the LOC121804592 gene encoding ATP-dependent 6-phosphofructokinase 3-like isoform X2 → MGSQSNFQMKVVQGEFGYVLQDVPHLSDYISDLQTYPNPLRSNPAYSVVKQYFVDMDDSVPEKMVVHKDTPRGVHFRRAGPRQQVYFASDDVLACIVTCGGLCPGLNTVIREIVHSLDYMYGVTKVLGIEGGYRGFYSKNTINLTPKLCNDIHKRGGTIIGSSRGGHDTTKIVDNIQDRGINQVYIIGGDGTLRGANVIYEEIRKRGLKVAVAGIPKTIDNDIPVIDRSFGFDTAVEEAQRAINAAHVEADSAENGIGMVKLMGRYSGFIAMHATLASRDVDCCLIPESPFYLEGKGGLFEYIEKKLKENGHMVIVVAEGAGQELLVTKNEEDASGNKLLQDVGLWLAQRIKEHFAKQTTMPVTLKYIDPTYMIRAIPSNASDNVYCTLLAQSAVHGAMAGYTGFTSGLVNGRHTYIPFNRIIEKQNKVVITDRMWARLLSSTNQPSFLGPKCASVSSPD